The following are encoded in a window of Caldicellulosiruptor danielii genomic DNA:
- a CDS encoding S-layer homology domain-containing protein yields the protein MRMLLKRSLALLVSIVLVFSLILNILPQQARAQDTIKIVGNWPDAGNWSFDNSTIVLNETSTPGLYYGVYTFTTGGSYEFKAVINGSTWCTGVPKVADNNSNIPLNVTGGQTVKFWFFKNSQLVIDSTHFPNGPEDLVGQNSFKFVGLNNEWDPNDGKYQFVKVPDATYTYAYENTYNDFSIPYGFKIIIGGFGNLSWVWNGTSDGTSVKFQDGGGNIELAQLKESNGNLLKTKFYLDVLNGWLFTEKDLTNIQPVDFANNGSVIGGSSIHLAWAPYTPNANPLSAKLYYKIIDASNNSELVSLSDYSTSNRIDIPREWIGKTIKIVANAKIGEITGPDIEFTLNIVDLPQNLIVEAANYITYNSIDETFLNLAQGDTIQSITSNFSVVTTHVYDVVYEGNSYPLTFNIDWESSNSSILSINGNTVTVTRPTQGDLQVELRARARFGTALADGQKIFTLTVKKFLLGVDGGIPVTFNVTVPDYTPANDNIYIAGDFKTDKLPKWDPSGIKLTKVGEKKYSVTMYLPPNVTIEYKYTRGSWSKVEKDAFGNEIPNRVLQVNSQAVTKNDVIEAFADLGAVRQGLPSVNLVINVPQQTVIDTGDGGKVIKAEGGAISVANNKNIVVIDYRSVMNTILKSENYSIAIKSSQQSYPVVNIEKQAVETLKQKGAKNIEIKYPDTSVFVDIYNSAPSDIHVQTLQIPKERIKIEESKLLTGVDDYTNIKILSMRNFKIVRGEEVDKSNNAIYVFRFNSPIDDGVVPVTFNDNGITPIKDFYIDGEYVIVKGKGSQTIGFAKVEKKFSDVDSVENDVATLVSFGIVQGDNENCLNLDKFVSRAELAALLGRTFDLSQKYYKGYFADISKYNWYAPYVEALKENGILDGYNNKFNPNGLVTREQLSKIAVNIAEKYTGETLQKKDIADLEKASGWAKEYIQKALAYKVMDVDDQGYFRPQDYATRSEVFNTLYNLIVLKNKGLKNYITSDLKPLGVEVTFKVKVPQNTPDDNIHIAGTFSSIGYSDWNPSDNNLKLTKNTDGTYSITMYIPEGTTIEYKYVRGEWSKVEKGPNGEELSNRSVTIKKGTDNKMLIEDTVAKWADK from the coding sequence ATGAGAATGCTATTAAAAAGGTCTCTTGCTCTGCTGGTAAGTATTGTTTTAGTATTTTCGTTGATTTTAAATATCTTACCTCAGCAAGCAAGGGCACAAGATACTATCAAAATTGTTGGTAACTGGCCAGATGCAGGTAATTGGAGCTTTGACAATTCAACCATTGTTTTAAACGAAACCTCTACTCCGGGACTTTATTATGGTGTGTATACATTTACAACTGGAGGTTCTTATGAGTTCAAAGCAGTTATAAATGGTAGTACATGGTGTACAGGTGTTCCCAAAGTGGCAGATAACAATTCAAACATACCTCTTAATGTTACAGGTGGTCAGACAGTTAAGTTTTGGTTTTTCAAAAATTCTCAGCTTGTAATTGACAGTACTCATTTTCCTAATGGGCCTGAAGATTTAGTTGGACAAAATTCTTTTAAATTTGTAGGGCTAAATAATGAGTGGGATCCTAATGATGGTAAATATCAATTTGTAAAAGTGCCAGATGCAACATATACTTATGCATATGAGAATACTTACAATGATTTTTCGATACCATATGGATTTAAGATTATAATAGGTGGTTTTGGGAATCTTTCATGGGTATGGAATGGTACAAGTGATGGAACATCAGTTAAATTTCAAGACGGTGGCGGAAATATTGAGTTAGCTCAGTTAAAAGAATCAAATGGTAATTTGCTCAAAACAAAATTTTACCTTGATGTCTTGAACGGTTGGCTCTTTACAGAAAAAGATTTGACAAACATCCAACCAGTAGATTTTGCAAATAACGGCTCTGTAATTGGGGGAAGTTCAATTCACCTTGCGTGGGCACCATATACACCGAATGCAAATCCTCTGTCAGCCAAGCTTTACTACAAAATAATTGATGCAAGCAATAACAGTGAATTAGTTAGCCTGAGTGATTACAGCACGAGCAACAGAATAGATATTCCAAGAGAGTGGATAGGGAAAACAATTAAAATTGTTGCAAATGCCAAGATAGGTGAAATAACAGGACCTGATATTGAGTTTACATTAAATATTGTGGACTTGCCACAAAACTTAATAGTTGAAGCAGCTAACTATATCACGTATAACTCCATAGATGAGACATTTTTAAATCTGGCTCAAGGCGATACAATCCAGAGTATAACTTCAAATTTCTCAGTTGTTACTACACACGTTTATGATGTTGTTTATGAAGGTAACAGCTATCCATTAACATTTAATATTGACTGGGAGAGCAGCAATTCATCTATATTATCAATAAATGGAAATACAGTTACAGTTACAAGGCCAACTCAAGGTGACCTTCAGGTTGAGTTGAGAGCAAGAGCAAGGTTTGGTACTGCTTTAGCAGATGGGCAGAAAATATTTACTCTTACAGTAAAGAAATTTTTATTAGGAGTAGATGGTGGAATACCTGTTACATTTAATGTGACAGTTCCAGATTATACTCCTGCTAATGACAATATCTATATTGCTGGTGATTTTAAAACTGACAAACTGCCAAAATGGGATCCTTCAGGAATTAAATTAACAAAAGTTGGAGAGAAAAAATATAGTGTAACAATGTATCTTCCACCGAATGTAACAATTGAATATAAATATACTCGAGGAAGCTGGTCAAAAGTAGAAAAGGATGCTTTTGGCAATGAAATACCAAATAGAGTACTGCAAGTAAATAGTCAGGCTGTGACAAAAAATGATGTAATTGAAGCATTTGCAGACCTTGGAGCAGTAAGGCAAGGGCTTCCATCAGTGAATTTGGTCATTAATGTTCCTCAACAGACTGTGATTGATACAGGTGATGGTGGAAAGGTAATAAAAGCAGAAGGCGGTGCCATTTCGGTTGCAAATAATAAAAATATAGTAGTAATAGACTACCGTAGTGTGATGAACACAATCCTCAAGAGTGAAAATTATTCTATTGCCATTAAAAGTTCTCAACAATCTTATCCGGTAGTAAATATTGAAAAACAAGCGGTAGAAACTTTAAAGCAAAAGGGTGCAAAGAATATAGAAATTAAATATCCTGATACATCAGTTTTTGTGGATATATACAATTCAGCTCCAAGTGATATTCATGTGCAGACTTTGCAGATACCAAAAGAGAGAATAAAGATAGAAGAGTCAAAGCTTTTAACGGGTGTAGATGATTACACAAATATAAAGATTCTTAGTATGAGGAACTTTAAAATAGTGCGTGGAGAAGAAGTTGATAAATCTAATAATGCAATCTATGTGTTCAGGTTTAATTCACCAATTGATGATGGCGTTGTACCTGTTACATTCAATGACAATGGAATAACACCAATAAAGGACTTTTATATAGACGGTGAATATGTCATTGTAAAGGGCAAAGGTAGTCAGACAATAGGTTTTGCTAAAGTTGAAAAGAAGTTCAGTGATGTTGATTCAGTTGAAAATGATGTAGCTACTCTTGTAAGTTTTGGCATAGTTCAAGGCGATAATGAAAATTGCCTCAATCTTGACAAGTTTGTTTCACGTGCCGAGTTGGCAGCATTGCTTGGTAGAACTTTTGACCTATCTCAGAAATATTATAAGGGTTATTTTGCTGATATTTCAAAGTACAATTGGTATGCACCATATGTAGAAGCACTAAAAGAAAATGGCATTTTAGATGGGTATAATAATAAGTTTAATCCTAATGGGCTTGTCACAAGAGAACAGCTTTCTAAAATTGCTGTTAATATTGCTGAAAAATATACAGGTGAAACATTACAGAAAAAAGATATAGCTGATTTGGAGAAAGCGTCGGGATGGGCAAAAGAATATATTCAAAAAGCCTTGGCATATAAAGTTATGGATGTAGATGATCAGGGCTATTTCAGACCACAGGACTATGCAACAAGAAGTGAAGTTTTCAATACACTTTATAACCTGATAGTGTTGAAAAACAAAGGTTTAAAGAATTATATAACATCTGATTTAAAACCCTTAGGTGTTGAAGTAACGTTTAAAGTTAAAGTTCCACAAAATACACCGGATGATAACATTCATATTGCTGGAACGTTCAGTTCAATTGGCTACAGTGATTGGAATCCATCTGATAACAATTTGAAGCTTACAAAGAATACAGATGGTACTTATTCAATCACAATGTATATTCCTGAGGGAACAACCATTGAGTACAAATATGTCAGAGGCGAGTGGAGCAAGGTAGAAAAAGGACCAAATGGTGAGGAATTATCGAATAGAAGTGTAACAATCAAGAAAGGAACAGATAACAAAATGCTCATAGAAGATACTGTTGCAAAGTGGGCTGATAAATAA
- a CDS encoding methyl-accepting chemotaxis protein, whose product MVGTSNLLRRQVAGFLFFLYTLLLIVSILVNYAVPKRTLEIELKKSFEGDAKAIAEQFESYFKFVNDMLLSFSLNREVSRILTLTQEDAKSEDNIASYEIIISSLKYAAQRLGGELYLHVKDTYLFANNKGEIGNAKYDELAMLEKVASLEADIPLIVYSDKDKLVFEMPVLNFMTFSKIGEIYLVVKKTSILQNILKTYEHYQFVVKNKNGEVLISKGKVRKNQLIYSQNVVGNNFNLTVSGAKDYIYRQISFIRWLFLILTFISMLFIIVLSLLISNVVVNPLKSLEQLFKKIKQKDLSVERKISQINDEIDKIYDSFFKILQFIKRPIMYFNEIAYNPNISKSKFESIIQQSEDINKEINEKSIKFLNSLERQKDCLKVLSESMDMYMHNLKDIKVYLMNQCNRLKTLNSLCSSFKLEIGKVENYTEKIKEILFHYNNIVSDLSNKIKELIKLVNNSGRLARGLKIVQISVKVELINNKIANFIDISALETLISGIEQLITRFYDVLKNIDDMNQDVIKEIWNLHCDLKRDQGLQEQFLSILNKMESNILGVYQKINDVVNEIDTLKSKIEEINNEIDIDIAKLNNTKNNVQQVLTDCFSIKENIENMINEIGKVEQLSKEIKEYVSAYKL is encoded by the coding sequence ATGGTGGGCACGTCAAACCTTTTAAGAAGACAAGTTGCAGGGTTTTTGTTTTTTTTGTATACGCTTTTGTTGATTGTTTCGATATTAGTAAATTATGCTGTTCCCAAGAGGACTTTGGAAATAGAACTTAAAAAAAGCTTTGAAGGTGATGCTAAAGCAATAGCTGAGCAATTTGAGAGTTATTTTAAGTTTGTGAATGACATGCTTTTGTCGTTTTCATTAAATAGAGAGGTTTCAAGAATTCTTACTTTGACTCAAGAAGATGCTAAAAGTGAAGATAATATAGCGTCATATGAAATAATAATTTCAAGCTTAAAATATGCAGCTCAGCGATTGGGTGGAGAATTATATCTCCATGTTAAAGATACTTATTTGTTTGCAAATAATAAAGGAGAAATTGGGAATGCTAAGTATGATGAACTTGCTATGTTAGAAAAAGTTGCTTCTTTAGAAGCAGATATTCCGCTTATTGTATATTCTGACAAGGATAAATTAGTGTTTGAAATGCCAGTCTTGAATTTCATGACTTTTAGTAAGATTGGAGAAATATATCTTGTAGTGAAAAAAACAAGTATATTGCAAAATATACTCAAAACCTATGAACACTATCAGTTTGTTGTGAAAAACAAAAACGGTGAAGTGTTAATAAGCAAGGGAAAAGTGAGAAAAAATCAACTTATATATTCACAGAATGTGGTTGGTAATAATTTTAACTTGACTGTAAGTGGTGCTAAAGACTATATATATAGGCAAATAAGCTTTATTCGTTGGCTATTTTTGATACTAACTTTTATATCAATGCTCTTTATTATTGTACTGTCGTTGCTTATTTCTAATGTTGTAGTTAATCCTTTAAAAAGCTTGGAACAATTATTCAAAAAAATAAAACAGAAAGATTTGAGTGTTGAGAGAAAGATAAGTCAAATAAATGATGAAATAGACAAAATTTATGATTCCTTCTTTAAAATTCTACAATTCATAAAAAGGCCAATAATGTATTTTAATGAAATAGCATATAATCCAAATATATCCAAAAGTAAATTTGAAAGTATAATTCAACAGAGTGAAGATATAAACAAAGAAATTAATGAAAAATCAATAAAATTTTTAAATTCATTGGAAAGGCAAAAAGATTGTTTGAAAGTTTTAAGTGAAAGCATGGACATGTATATGCATAATCTAAAGGATATCAAAGTATATTTAATGAATCAATGTAATAGATTAAAGACATTAAATAGTTTATGCAGTTCATTTAAGTTAGAGATTGGGAAAGTAGAAAATTATACTGAGAAAATAAAAGAAATACTGTTTCACTATAATAATATTGTTAGCGATTTAAGCAATAAGATAAAAGAATTAATAAAGCTGGTCAACAATTCTGGAAGATTAGCAAGAGGATTAAAAATAGTACAAATTTCAGTTAAAGTAGAGTTAATAAATAACAAAATTGCAAATTTTATAGATATTTCAGCACTTGAAACACTAATAAGCGGTATTGAGCAACTAATTACAAGATTTTATGATGTGCTAAAAAATATTGATGATATGAATCAAGATGTTATAAAAGAAATTTGGAATCTACACTGTGATTTAAAAAGAGACCAAGGTTTACAAGAGCAATTTTTGTCGATACTAAACAAAATGGAAAGCAACATTTTGGGAGTGTACCAAAAAATTAATGATGTAGTTAATGAAATTGATACATTGAAGTCAAAAATTGAAGAGATTAACAATGAGATTGATATAGACATTGCGAAACTAAATAATACCAAAAATAATGTTCAGCAAGTGCTGACTGATTGTTTTTCAATAAAGGAAAATATAGAAAACATGATAAATGAAATTGGTAAGGTGGAACAACTTTCAAAAGAAATAAAAGAATATGTATCTGCTTATAAGCTTTAA
- a CDS encoding endonuclease III domain-containing protein: MKQGITKLAISNDISQFLYNIYNKLYEFWGPQHWWPAETKFEMVIGAILAQNISWNSAEKAICNLKRANILSVEKILQTSDEKLAELIKPAGYYNQKTKRLKEFCNFLKREFNSDLEKLFALDISSLRQVLLSQKGIGFETADSIILYGAEKPIFVVDSYTKRLFYRLGLIKSEKISYNDLQAIIMTNLIPQTQLYNEFHALIVKHCKEICRSKKSICNKCCLMLICNYFNKK; encoded by the coding sequence ATGAAACAAGGCATTACAAAATTAGCTATCTCTAATGATATTTCGCAATTTCTTTATAATATTTATAACAAGCTTTATGAATTTTGGGGACCTCAACACTGGTGGCCTGCTGAAACCAAATTTGAGATGGTAATTGGCGCTATCTTAGCTCAAAATATCTCTTGGAACTCTGCAGAAAAGGCTATTTGTAATCTGAAAAGAGCAAATATCCTCTCAGTTGAAAAAATTTTGCAAACTTCTGATGAGAAGCTGGCTGAATTAATCAAACCTGCAGGGTATTATAACCAAAAAACCAAAAGACTTAAAGAATTTTGTAACTTTTTGAAAAGAGAATTTAACTCTGACTTAGAAAAATTGTTTGCTCTTGATATCTCAAGTTTGAGACAAGTTCTACTTTCTCAAAAAGGTATAGGATTTGAAACAGCTGATAGCATAATTTTGTACGGTGCTGAAAAACCCATCTTTGTAGTAGATAGTTATACAAAAAGACTTTTTTATAGGCTGGGTTTAATAAAAAGTGAAAAAATATCATACAATGATTTACAAGCAATTATTATGACCAATCTGATTCCACAAACTCAACTTTATAATGAGTTTCATGCTTTAATTGTAAAACATTGCAAAGAAATTTGTAGAAGTAAAAAGTCAATCTGTAATAAATGCTGTTTAATGTTAATTTGCAATTATTTTAATAAAAAGTAA
- a CDS encoding extracellular solute-binding protein, producing the protein MLSMVFVLSQSEKAFSSSGATKKIVFWHITTDAVGKQMIQNQVNRFLKAHPDFKVEVVPLQNDSFKTKLKIAMGSNQAPDVFVTWGGGPFFEYVRAGKVKDITTYMNEKNYKSRFVDAAFGPITYNKKIWAVPVEGAGVALIWYNKEIFKKYNLKVPTTYDEFLNIIKKLKSKGIIPITLANKTKWPGCFWYWHFVDKLGGSSAFVNAAERTGGSFADTPFVKAGEMLQELVKMGAFPKGFNGLDWDTGQSRMLLYSGKAAMELMGTWQIPIIKAENKKFYQNNLDFFPFPTIKGGKGDPTSLVGMASSNYYAVTKNCKYPKEAFNMIQYLIDDQAVKERINYGQIPPVKGLKFTDPMLQKVYNIVAKAKSIQLWWDQYLPPQLAETHKDIVQSLFGLTITPKAAAEKMEKAVKDYFKK; encoded by the coding sequence ATGTTAAGCATGGTTTTTGTTTTATCTCAATCCGAAAAGGCTTTCAGCTCAAGCGGTGCCACAAAGAAGATTGTCTTTTGGCACATTACAACTGATGCTGTCGGTAAGCAGATGATTCAAAATCAAGTAAACAGGTTTTTAAAAGCGCACCCAGATTTTAAGGTTGAAGTTGTTCCGCTCCAAAATGATTCTTTCAAGACAAAGCTTAAAATTGCTATGGGTTCTAATCAAGCACCAGATGTATTTGTTACATGGGGTGGGGGCCCGTTCTTTGAATATGTAAGAGCTGGTAAAGTAAAAGATATCACAACTTATATGAATGAGAAAAATTACAAGAGTAGATTTGTTGATGCAGCATTTGGTCCAATAACTTATAACAAAAAAATATGGGCTGTTCCCGTTGAGGGTGCTGGTGTCGCACTGATATGGTACAACAAAGAAATATTCAAGAAATATAATTTAAAAGTTCCAACAACATACGATGAGTTTTTAAACATCATCAAAAAATTAAAGTCAAAAGGCATAATTCCAATTACACTTGCTAACAAAACAAAATGGCCAGGCTGCTTCTGGTATTGGCATTTTGTAGATAAGTTAGGCGGTTCATCTGCATTTGTGAATGCAGCAGAAAGAACAGGCGGTAGCTTTGCTGATACGCCGTTTGTTAAAGCTGGTGAGATGCTTCAGGAACTTGTTAAAATGGGTGCGTTCCCCAAAGGGTTCAACGGCCTTGACTGGGACACAGGACAATCAAGAATGCTTTTGTATTCTGGCAAAGCTGCAATGGAACTTATGGGGACATGGCAGATACCAATTATAAAAGCTGAAAATAAGAAGTTCTATCAAAATAATCTTGATTTCTTCCCATTCCCGACAATAAAAGGTGGTAAGGGAGATCCAACCAGTTTAGTTGGAATGGCATCTTCAAACTACTACGCTGTAACAAAAAATTGCAAATATCCGAAAGAAGCATTCAATATGATTCAATATTTAATTGATGATCAGGCTGTAAAAGAAAGAATCAACTATGGACAGATACCACCTGTAAAAGGTTTGAAATTTACAGACCCAATGCTTCAAAAGGTTTACAACATAGTTGCAAAGGCAAAGAGTATTCAGCTTTGGTGGGACCAGTATCTACCACCACAACTTGCAGAAACTCACAAAGATATTGTCCAGTCTTTATTTGGTTTGACAATAACACCAAAGGCTGCAGCAGAAAAGATGGAAAAAGCAGTAAAGGACTATTTCAAGAAATAA